The Triticum aestivum cultivar Chinese Spring chromosome 3A, IWGSC CS RefSeq v2.1, whole genome shotgun sequence genome includes a region encoding these proteins:
- the LOC123059482 gene encoding NAD(P)H-quinone oxidoreductase subunit O, chloroplastic, with the protein MEALASAPRALFARTASPTTALVTPARWTPSSSRRVKAAAAAEPAGEAKPAAAAAPPAPKKILKKKPVYSMKKGQIVRVEKEKYLNSINYLSVGHPPFYKGLDYIYEDRGEVLDIRIFEETGEYALIAWVGIPTPPAWLPTYMLIKSDKLDYERI; encoded by the exons ATGGAAGCTCTCGCCTCGGCGCCGCGGGCTCTCTTCGCCCGCACCGCCTCTCCGACGACGGCGCTGGTCACGCCAGCAAGATGGACGCCGTCATCGAGCAGGCGTGtcaaggccgccgccgccgccgagccggccGGCGAGGCGAAGCCGGCTGCCGCAGCGGCGCCGCCGGCACCCAAGAAGATCCTCAAGAAGAAGCCCGTATACTCCA TGAAGAAAGGGCAGATCGTGCGCGTCGAGAAAGAAAAGTATCTGAACAGCATCAAT TACCTATCAGTGGGGCACCCACCCTTCTACAAGGGGCTAGACTACATATATGAAGACCGCGGCGAG GTTTTGGACATCAGAATCTTTGAAGAGACCGGAGAGTATGCTCTG ATCGCGTGGGTGGGGATTCCAACCCCGCCGGCATGGCTCCCAACTTATATGCTCATCAAG TCAGACAAACTTGACTACGAGAGGATATGA